A part of Agromyces protaetiae genomic DNA contains:
- a CDS encoding DUF58 domain-containing protein has protein sequence MTFHTESRLTRTAAGTGTRTRGGTVTRVSGMRRGPVAGFVRGIRMSLLRTRLALRAAVRWYRETVSSAGTLLVCVAVVGVVAGLSFGWMEAWAAAAVAVALLVVCVPFLLGTHDYALGLAIDRDRVVAGTEVGARLDLANSGRRTALPGVVDIPVGAGLVEVHVPLLRPGAQHGQQLAIGAERRGVIDIGPMTISRGDPIGILRREQRWPEVRRIHVHPVTVAIPPTSAGLVRDLEGAPTGTLVVDDLSFHGVREYLRGDSQRHVHWKATARTGKMMVRQYEESRHARIAVLLDVDRAEFEHDDEFETAVSAAASLGVQGVREGRDVYVGVGGTLPEFSGSERVESLRTLPSLTPRVLLDSMSGVESDERVTRLETAASLAAQTFDQLSVVFLVTGSKLPLQRLRQAAVALPPGVAAVAVRCELGAEPSLRSTRELTVLTIGVLGDLTRMLARGVLS, from the coding sequence GTGACCTTCCACACCGAATCGCGGCTCACGCGCACCGCCGCCGGCACCGGGACCCGTACCCGCGGCGGCACCGTCACGCGTGTCTCCGGCATGCGCCGCGGTCCGGTCGCGGGGTTCGTTCGAGGCATCCGGATGTCTCTGCTGCGCACCCGCCTCGCGCTTCGCGCCGCTGTCCGCTGGTACCGGGAGACGGTCTCGTCGGCGGGCACCCTGCTCGTGTGCGTGGCCGTCGTCGGCGTCGTCGCGGGCCTCTCGTTCGGGTGGATGGAGGCGTGGGCGGCCGCCGCGGTCGCCGTCGCGCTGCTCGTCGTGTGCGTGCCCTTCCTGCTCGGGACCCACGACTACGCGCTCGGGCTCGCGATCGACCGCGACCGGGTCGTCGCGGGCACCGAGGTCGGCGCACGGCTCGATCTCGCGAACTCGGGTCGACGCACCGCGCTCCCGGGCGTCGTCGACATCCCCGTGGGCGCCGGACTCGTCGAAGTGCATGTGCCCCTCCTCAGGCCAGGCGCGCAGCACGGGCAGCAGCTCGCGATCGGAGCTGAGCGCCGCGGGGTCATCGACATCGGCCCCATGACGATCTCGCGCGGCGACCCCATCGGCATCCTGCGTCGAGAGCAGCGCTGGCCCGAGGTGCGCCGCATCCACGTGCACCCGGTGACGGTCGCGATCCCGCCGACGAGCGCCGGGCTCGTGCGCGACCTCGAAGGCGCCCCGACGGGCACGCTCGTCGTCGACGACCTGTCGTTCCACGGTGTGCGCGAGTATCTCCGCGGCGACTCGCAGCGCCACGTCCACTGGAAGGCCACGGCTCGGACCGGGAAGATGATGGTCCGCCAGTACGAGGAGTCGCGCCACGCGCGCATCGCCGTCCTCCTCGACGTCGATCGCGCCGAGTTCGAGCACGACGACGAGTTCGAGACGGCCGTGAGCGCTGCGGCGTCGCTCGGCGTGCAGGGCGTGCGCGAAGGGCGCGACGTCTACGTCGGCGTCGGCGGTACTCTACCCGAGTTCAGCGGCAGCGAGCGGGTCGAGTCGTTGCGGACGCTTCCGTCGCTCACGCCGCGCGTGCTCCTCGATTCCATGTCGGGCGTCGAGTCCGACGAGCGGGTCACGCGGCTCGAGACGGCCGCATCGCTCGCCGCGCAGACTTTCGATCAGCTCTCCGTGGTGTTCCTCGTGACCGGCTCGAAGCTTCCGTTGCAGCGGCTTCGGCAGGCCGCGGTCGCGCTGCCGCCGGGCGTCGCCGCGGTGGCGGTGCGCTGCGAACTCGGCGCCGAGCCGTCGCTGCGCTCGACGCGCGAACTCACCGTGCTCACGATCGGCGTGCTCGGCGACCTGACTCGGATGCTCGCGAGAGGGGTGCTCTCGTGA
- a CDS encoding AAA family ATPase, with protein MPIAQVQTNWFAETFGLLADNIEQAILGKRHIVELVLATAISGGHVLLEDYPGTGKTALARSIAQTFAGTNSRIQFTPDLLPGDVTGVTVFDQKRGEFEFHAGPVFSNIVLADEINRASPKTQSALLEVMEEGQVTVDGVTRAVGDPFLVIATQNPIEQGGTYRLPEAQLDRFMIKTSVGYPDDASTLRILQGVSQPRRDLAAVADTDTIIALTDLSRAVYVNPLISDYIMRIVDATRRATEVRLGVSVRGAIALSRLVMTWAAAHGRSFATPDDVRVLAVPALSHRLVLEPEAEFDGVTAVAVINQILLDVAAPRENGTQ; from the coding sequence ATGCCGATCGCACAAGTCCAGACCAACTGGTTCGCCGAGACGTTCGGCCTCCTCGCCGACAACATCGAGCAGGCCATCCTCGGCAAGCGCCACATCGTCGAACTCGTGCTCGCGACCGCGATCTCGGGTGGCCATGTGCTGCTCGAGGACTACCCCGGCACGGGAAAGACGGCGCTCGCGCGATCGATCGCACAGACCTTCGCGGGCACGAACTCGCGTATCCAGTTCACGCCCGACCTGCTCCCGGGCGATGTCACCGGCGTCACGGTGTTCGACCAGAAGCGCGGCGAGTTCGAGTTCCACGCGGGTCCCGTGTTCTCGAACATCGTGCTCGCCGACGAGATCAACCGTGCGAGCCCGAAGACGCAGTCCGCTCTCCTCGAGGTCATGGAGGAGGGTCAGGTGACCGTCGACGGCGTCACCCGCGCGGTCGGCGACCCGTTCCTCGTCATCGCGACGCAGAACCCCATCGAGCAGGGCGGCACCTACCGCCTGCCCGAGGCCCAGCTCGACCGCTTCATGATCAAAACCTCGGTCGGCTACCCCGACGACGCCTCGACGCTCCGCATCCTCCAGGGCGTCTCCCAGCCTCGCCGCGACCTCGCCGCGGTCGCGGACACCGACACGATCATCGCCCTCACCGACCTGTCGCGCGCCGTGTACGTGAACCCGCTCATCTCCGACTACATCATGCGGATCGTCGACGCGACGCGCCGTGCGACCGAGGTGCGCCTCGGCGTCAGCGTCCGCGGCGCGATCGCCCTGTCGCGCCTCGTCATGACGTGGGCCGCCGCCCACGGACGCAGCTTCGCGACGCCCGACGACGTGCGCGTGCTCGCGGTGCCCGCGCTCAGCCACCGCCTCGTCCTCGAGCCCGAGGCCGAGTTCGACGGCGTCACGGCCGTCGCCGTGATCAACCAGATCCTGCTCGACGTCGCAGCGCCGCGGGAGAACGGCACCCAGTGA
- a CDS encoding Ig-like domain-containing protein → MARTTERRLPRRGTITAAVAAIAVVGTVAGFAIASTGYQSQEVPRLEPSVWVTRDDGRYARVNTDLAELDTVRTVDEPSGVAQAGSETVVFSGGLRERWTIDPSDPVDLIEAAPDGAAGPAQADAEAPGAEPTPEGTRDIASAGDYLVYRSDSGRVSVGTIRDGSATVVDPYTAEASETGEEAEKAYAATGAAVDAEGHVVVYSAVEGAVRRYDATTGEFVGEPVELADAPETSARVELAIVGHRWVLVEPGADRVWIEGRDAPSKVDVSADAVIQESSLVGDGALVADSAGLVEIDLDSARAERIVTADGVPATPVIVGGDAFAAWLGEADGVMWSRSGGEVALAPPADAFSQTDAISPVFRTNGARAVLNETATGLVWTAPDARLVPFAQWTVDDDDDQADGTIVVDDVAEQKPPTAVADSFGVRAGQLVTLPVLLNDHDPNRSDVLTVAGGSVTALSDPGFGDVSIVTNSQALAVRVAAGAGSATFQYAVTDGKGRSEPATVTLTVVPDGENSAPVWCGVEECLQVWPTPTVLPGGTAIVSVLDAWVDPDGDSFVLSDAHAAEPGAPVSVVPRADGRIAVRHSDPNADDARIPVVVTVIDAHGATAEKTFEVVISSSSAIAAAGVAVTAGAGETVVVDVAEHVSGGSGAYRLADAIDPVAGASGLTVTPNAAAGEVELSAPEPGEYAVTYTVVDTLSQAEKSATIRLTVVDRAAPLAVAPLTAFVRPGEDTTLDVLHAVQNPTGRVLLLSEATSSSGDLNVGIVGASQLRIAIAGGRAPGDARALIGRVRVAITDGNGASVVGAVDVFLSGDAGDESPIALPDTATARAGSLTDIPVLANDVSPRGARLVVGQEIVGSGTDGELVFATGDTVRYLAPKTPGVYRVTYGVALESDPSRTDHAIVTVTVLPAGANRPPKPSALSARVLSGQTIEIPVPVHGVDPDGDRVVLTAVAQPQVGSGTASIGAEGDTVLYRAPAQGVPGGQVAFEYSVRDAEGESASALVRIGVLNAELSDAAPVTFSDYVRVTRGAATPLTIAPLANDRDPALAALELVSVVPNAPVGTPEFERLDALIDPDTSLADGRVLLRAGDVTGTNSYVYTARSLATSSTAQGLIVVSVAEEVGVDHPTVSDTVVTARNRSDFQSTGLDVVTGRVEWVTGDLGSLKLELWGAAASRYRVDGWRVSGKLPSQGEVVPFRVHTADDSVSAYGILRIPAFDDLPIQLSGDAEPVSVGEEKSKTFDVRELLDLSPDDRIQVGDGPYTVQRQNSSCKTAGAGKGEYQAGREAPWTDTCLVPVRLQGQDRWSSIAVPIAVEPKDPQAQFTAISRTIAPGTAEQVALYDDMTTWEGGRVGDRSKLDYRVSYGGSSFLMTQNGDHVSFEARADAVPGTRETAAVSVSSFGGITATITLVVGVAAPDAPRGAVFTSECKVTAGDCTISVVGLSGEYDPFAGKTGSGLKLVSVGAGGGGVRCDVASVSAAGERAITARFAGGQEAFGGTCVVPYTVKDAQGRTGGGTVTIDVQGYPQRPASISTFGYTGDSVTLEVSLGEASKAHPAVTGVVIARDGRPADAACSLALSGVYRCVVGGLENGAKSQFTARAVNSIGESLETSAVTSWAYRAPEVVSAAAKPIYLPGRTTDRNAVVELTVKTSGDTQSVRVLELGRSESSGGGETTFTVDLSPGSQNLTIVPESKFKPPLAGSIDGSSKIVPVQAAGAPRVGAITVTASSDSTVVVSGGVVDVNSSAAATEVKYVAWKKGTSEPRCSVGSSGGGMTVDGGKVSDTTTITGLERKRFDVKVCASNGYGVATSNTVRLLVAGGQLVLKEPSTYSVNVAPVKRGAVYTYDQQGGITVPTDLPADFETREFSTDGWNWRPLEQFTLGYDNAPGALYFRGCDSEAEDCTATVTVTAATAPTIVSVAFPEGCVLTPTKDSVTVSRAARQSAVIEVTSDLATLKAHFTVSWSASSAYASLQPITHDVDICFVEPPDEPDPEDPDPEDPGTVVPPPTTP, encoded by the coding sequence ATGGCCCGAACCACCGAACGGCGCCTTCCGCGCCGCGGCACCATCACGGCCGCGGTCGCTGCGATCGCGGTCGTCGGCACGGTCGCCGGCTTCGCGATCGCGAGCACGGGGTACCAGTCGCAAGAGGTGCCGCGACTCGAGCCGTCGGTGTGGGTGACCCGCGACGACGGCCGGTACGCGCGAGTGAACACCGACCTCGCCGAGCTCGACACCGTCCGCACGGTCGACGAGCCGAGCGGCGTCGCCCAGGCGGGCTCGGAGACGGTCGTCTTCAGCGGCGGACTCCGCGAGCGGTGGACGATCGACCCGTCGGACCCCGTCGATCTCATCGAGGCCGCGCCCGACGGCGCGGCAGGTCCGGCCCAGGCGGATGCGGAGGCGCCGGGCGCCGAACCGACCCCCGAGGGCACGCGCGACATCGCGAGCGCCGGCGACTATCTCGTGTACCGCAGCGACTCCGGTCGGGTGTCGGTCGGGACGATTCGCGACGGGTCGGCGACGGTCGTCGACCCGTACACCGCCGAGGCGTCCGAGACCGGCGAAGAGGCCGAGAAAGCGTACGCGGCGACCGGAGCGGCGGTCGACGCCGAGGGGCACGTCGTCGTGTACTCGGCGGTCGAGGGCGCGGTCCGTCGCTACGACGCCACGACGGGCGAGTTCGTCGGCGAACCGGTCGAGCTGGCCGACGCACCCGAGACATCCGCTCGCGTCGAACTGGCGATCGTCGGCCACCGTTGGGTCCTCGTCGAGCCGGGCGCCGACCGGGTCTGGATCGAAGGGCGCGACGCGCCCTCGAAGGTGGATGTCTCGGCCGACGCCGTGATCCAGGAGTCGAGCCTCGTCGGGGACGGCGCACTCGTCGCCGACAGCGCCGGGCTCGTCGAGATCGACCTCGACTCGGCGCGCGCAGAGCGCATCGTGACGGCCGACGGCGTGCCCGCGACCCCCGTGATCGTCGGCGGCGACGCCTTCGCGGCCTGGCTGGGCGAGGCCGACGGGGTGATGTGGTCGAGGAGCGGCGGCGAAGTCGCCCTCGCACCGCCCGCCGACGCGTTCTCGCAGACCGATGCCATCTCGCCCGTGTTCCGCACGAACGGCGCCCGCGCGGTGCTGAACGAGACCGCGACGGGCCTCGTGTGGACGGCGCCCGACGCGCGGCTCGTGCCGTTCGCCCAGTGGACCGTCGATGACGATGACGACCAGGCGGACGGCACCATCGTCGTCGACGACGTCGCCGAGCAGAAGCCGCCGACGGCGGTCGCCGACTCGTTCGGCGTCCGCGCCGGACAACTCGTGACGTTGCCCGTGCTCCTCAACGACCACGACCCCAACCGCTCCGACGTGCTCACCGTCGCCGGGGGATCCGTGACCGCGCTCAGCGACCCCGGGTTCGGCGACGTCTCGATCGTCACGAACAGCCAGGCGCTCGCGGTGCGCGTCGCAGCGGGCGCGGGCAGCGCGACCTTCCAGTACGCGGTGACCGACGGGAAGGGCCGATCCGAACCGGCGACCGTCACCCTCACCGTCGTGCCCGACGGCGAGAACTCGGCACCCGTCTGGTGCGGGGTCGAGGAGTGCCTCCAGGTGTGGCCGACCCCGACGGTGCTGCCCGGCGGCACCGCGATCGTCTCGGTGCTCGACGCGTGGGTCGATCCCGACGGCGACTCGTTCGTCCTGTCCGACGCGCACGCCGCCGAGCCCGGCGCCCCGGTGTCCGTCGTGCCCCGTGCCGACGGCCGCATCGCCGTCCGCCACTCCGACCCGAACGCCGACGACGCGCGCATCCCGGTCGTCGTGACGGTGATCGACGCGCACGGCGCGACCGCGGAGAAGACGTTCGAGGTCGTCATCTCCTCCTCGTCGGCGATCGCCGCCGCCGGAGTCGCGGTCACCGCGGGCGCCGGCGAGACGGTCGTCGTGGACGTCGCCGAGCATGTGTCCGGAGGGTCGGGCGCGTACCGCCTCGCCGACGCGATCGACCCCGTCGCGGGCGCCTCGGGCCTCACCGTCACCCCGAACGCCGCCGCCGGGGAGGTCGAGTTGTCGGCGCCCGAACCGGGCGAGTACGCGGTCACCTACACCGTCGTCGACACACTCTCGCAGGCCGAGAAATCGGCGACGATCCGCCTCACGGTCGTCGACCGGGCCGCTCCGCTCGCGGTCGCTCCGCTCACGGCCTTCGTCCGCCCCGGCGAGGACACGACTCTCGACGTGCTGCACGCGGTGCAGAACCCCACCGGGCGCGTGCTCCTGCTCAGCGAGGCGACGAGCTCCAGCGGCGATCTCAACGTCGGCATCGTCGGCGCCTCACAACTCCGCATCGCGATCGCGGGCGGGCGCGCACCCGGCGACGCCCGTGCGCTCATCGGCCGGGTGAGGGTCGCCATCACCGACGGCAACGGAGCTTCGGTCGTCGGCGCCGTCGACGTCTTCCTGTCCGGCGATGCGGGCGACGAATCGCCGATCGCGCTCCCCGACACGGCCACGGCACGCGCCGGTTCGCTCACCGACATTCCGGTCCTCGCCAACGACGTGAGCCCGCGCGGCGCGCGGCTCGTCGTCGGTCAGGAGATCGTCGGATCCGGCACCGACGGGGAGCTCGTCTTCGCGACCGGCGACACCGTGCGCTACCTCGCACCGAAGACTCCCGGCGTCTACCGGGTCACCTACGGAGTCGCACTCGAGAGCGACCCGTCGCGCACCGACCATGCGATCGTCACGGTGACGGTGCTTCCGGCGGGTGCGAACCGCCCGCCCAAGCCGTCCGCGTTGTCCGCCCGAGTGCTGAGCGGACAGACGATCGAGATCCCCGTCCCGGTGCACGGCGTCGATCCCGACGGCGACCGTGTGGTCCTCACCGCCGTCGCCCAGCCGCAGGTCGGCTCCGGGACGGCATCGATCGGCGCCGAGGGCGACACCGTGCTCTACCGCGCTCCGGCACAGGGCGTGCCCGGCGGACAGGTCGCATTCGAGTACTCGGTGCGCGACGCCGAAGGCGAGAGCGCGAGCGCACTCGTCCGCATAGGCGTGCTGAACGCGGAACTCTCCGACGCGGCCCCGGTCACGTTCAGCGACTACGTGCGCGTGACTCGCGGCGCGGCGACCCCCCTCACCATCGCTCCGCTCGCGAACGACCGCGACCCGGCGCTCGCCGCCCTCGAACTCGTCTCCGTCGTGCCCAACGCACCCGTCGGCACACCCGAGTTCGAGCGGCTGGACGCGCTCATCGATCCCGACACCTCTCTCGCCGACGGCAGGGTGCTGCTCCGAGCCGGCGACGTGACCGGCACGAACTCCTACGTGTACACCGCTCGCTCCCTTGCGACGTCGTCGACGGCGCAAGGCCTCATCGTGGTGAGCGTCGCCGAAGAGGTCGGCGTGGACCATCCCACCGTCTCCGACACCGTCGTCACCGCTCGCAATCGCAGCGACTTCCAGTCGACCGGGCTCGACGTCGTCACGGGCCGCGTCGAGTGGGTGACCGGCGATCTCGGGTCGCTCAAGCTCGAATTGTGGGGCGCCGCTGCGTCCCGCTACCGCGTCGACGGATGGCGCGTCTCGGGCAAGCTCCCGTCGCAGGGAGAGGTCGTCCCGTTCCGGGTCCACACCGCGGACGACTCCGTCTCGGCGTACGGCATCCTGCGCATCCCCGCCTTCGACGACCTTCCCATCCAGCTCAGCGGCGATGCCGAGCCGGTCTCGGTCGGCGAAGAGAAGTCGAAGACGTTCGACGTGCGCGAACTCCTCGACCTTTCGCCTGACGACCGCATCCAGGTCGGCGACGGCCCCTACACGGTCCAGCGCCAGAACTCGTCGTGCAAGACCGCAGGCGCTGGCAAGGGCGAGTACCAGGCCGGCCGCGAAGCGCCCTGGACCGACACGTGCCTCGTGCCCGTGCGTCTCCAGGGCCAGGACCGCTGGTCGTCGATCGCGGTGCCGATCGCCGTCGAGCCGAAGGATCCGCAGGCGCAGTTCACCGCGATCTCCCGCACGATCGCACCCGGTACGGCCGAGCAGGTCGCGCTCTACGACGACATGACGACGTGGGAGGGCGGCCGGGTCGGCGACCGGTCCAAGCTCGACTATCGCGTCTCCTACGGCGGCTCGTCGTTCCTCATGACCCAGAACGGCGATCACGTGTCGTTCGAGGCGCGCGCCGACGCCGTCCCGGGCACGCGTGAGACCGCTGCGGTCTCGGTCTCCTCGTTCGGCGGGATCACCGCGACGATCACGCTCGTCGTCGGCGTCGCCGCACCCGACGCGCCGCGCGGCGCCGTGTTCACGAGCGAGTGCAAGGTGACGGCGGGCGACTGCACGATCTCCGTCGTCGGGCTGTCGGGTGAGTACGACCCCTTCGCGGGCAAGACGGGCTCCGGGCTCAAGCTCGTGTCGGTCGGCGCGGGCGGCGGCGGAGTGCGCTGCGACGTGGCATCCGTGTCGGCCGCCGGAGAGCGCGCGATCACCGCGCGCTTCGCCGGCGGGCAAGAGGCCTTCGGCGGCACGTGCGTCGTGCCGTACACCGTCAAGGACGCTCAAGGACGCACGGGCGGCGGCACGGTCACGATCGACGTGCAGGGCTACCCGCAGCGCCCCGCGAGCATCTCCACCTTCGGGTACACCGGCGACAGCGTGACGCTCGAGGTTTCGCTCGGTGAAGCCTCGAAGGCGCATCCTGCCGTCACGGGCGTCGTGATCGCGCGAGACGGGCGCCCCGCCGACGCCGCCTGCTCCCTCGCGCTGAGCGGCGTGTACCGCTGCGTCGTGGGCGGTCTCGAGAACGGCGCCAAGTCGCAGTTCACCGCCCGTGCGGTGAACTCGATCGGCGAGTCCCTCGAGACGAGCGCGGTGACGTCGTGGGCGTATCGGGCACCCGAGGTCGTCTCCGCCGCCGCGAAGCCGATCTACCTCCCCGGTCGCACGACCGACCGCAATGCCGTCGTCGAGCTGACGGTCAAGACCTCGGGCGACACGCAGAGCGTCAGAGTGCTCGAGCTCGGTCGCTCCGAGAGCAGCGGCGGCGGCGAGACGACCTTCACGGTCGATCTGAGCCCCGGCTCGCAGAACCTGACGATCGTGCCCGAGAGCAAGTTCAAGCCGCCGCTGGCAGGTTCGATCGACGGCTCGTCGAAGATCGTGCCGGTGCAAGCGGCCGGCGCGCCGCGGGTGGGAGCGATCACCGTCACCGCGTCGTCGGATTCGACGGTCGTCGTGAGCGGGGGCGTCGTCGACGTGAACAGCAGCGCGGCCGCCACCGAGGTGAAGTACGTCGCCTGGAAGAAGGGCACCTCCGAACCGCGGTGCAGCGTCGGGTCGTCGGGCGGCGGGATGACCGTCGACGGCGGCAAGGTGAGCGACACGACGACGATCACGGGCCTCGAGCGCAAGCGGTTCGACGTCAAGGTCTGCGCGAGCAACGGCTACGGCGTCGCGACGTCGAACACCGTCCGGCTGCTCGTCGCGGGCGGTCAGCTCGTGCTCAAGGAACCTTCGACGTACAGCGTCAACGTCGCACCCGTCAAGCGCGGCGCCGTCTACACGTACGACCAGCAGGGCGGCATCACGGTCCCCACCGATCTCCCGGCGGACTTCGAGACGCGTGAGTTCAGCACCGACGGCTGGAACTGGCGGCCGCTCGAGCAGTTCACCCTCGGCTACGACAACGCGCCAGGAGCCCTGTACTTCCGTGGGTGCGACAGTGAAGCCGAGGACTGCACGGCGACGGTGACGGTGACCGCCGCGACCGCTCCGACCATCGTCTCGGTCGCGTTCCCCGAAGGCTGCGTGCTCACGCCGACGAAGGACTCGGTCACGGTGTCGAGGGCCGCGCGTCAGTCTGCGGTCATCGAGGTGACGAGCGATCTCGCGACGCTGAAGGCGCACTTCACCGTCTCGTGGAGCGCGTCGAGCGCGTACGCCTCACTGCAGCCGATCACGCACGACGTCGACATCTGCTTCGTCGAGCCGCCCGACGAGCCCGATCCCGAGGACCCGGATCCGGAGGATCCGGGCACCGTCGTGCCACCGCCCACCACCCCCTGA
- a CDS encoding serine/threonine-protein kinase — MGRRRTATPPVIAGFTYVRPLGAGGFADVFLYEQDMPRRVAAVKVLRADAIDPEVRRGFNAEADVMARLSTHPAIVTIYQASISSDGRPYLAMEFCPDTMAARYKREPVSVPEMLDVGVRMAAALETAHRAGLLHRDIKPSNILLNGYGAPVLADFGIAGALHTSGEPDVFAMSVPWSAPEVLREETAGSVASEVWSLGAALYTLLAGRSPFELADRSKNTSDQLTRRIMKAHYAPVPTPGIPQVVDQVLAGALTRDPAGRYPSMAAFADRLRDAQYRLGLPVTAFEVAAPEWAGAAPIRFADASVRGPVITTVAPNSRRAERAAKLVIGEDRDGLPVAAPRDRSGRLGAALIGAGVGVVIVVGGLVAANLLGLF; from the coding sequence GTGGGGAGACGTCGTACGGCGACGCCGCCGGTCATCGCAGGGTTCACGTACGTCCGCCCGCTCGGCGCGGGCGGCTTCGCCGACGTGTTCCTCTACGAACAAGACATGCCGAGGCGGGTCGCCGCGGTCAAGGTGCTGCGCGCCGACGCGATCGATCCCGAGGTGCGTCGCGGGTTCAACGCCGAGGCCGACGTCATGGCGCGATTGTCGACCCACCCGGCGATCGTGACGATCTATCAGGCCTCGATCTCCTCCGACGGGCGCCCGTACCTCGCGATGGAGTTCTGCCCCGACACGATGGCCGCCCGCTACAAGCGCGAGCCCGTCTCGGTGCCCGAAATGCTCGATGTCGGCGTGCGCATGGCGGCGGCGCTCGAGACCGCCCACCGCGCCGGCCTCCTGCACCGCGATATCAAGCCCTCGAACATCCTCCTCAACGGGTACGGCGCGCCCGTGCTCGCCGACTTCGGGATCGCGGGCGCACTGCACACGAGCGGCGAGCCCGACGTCTTCGCGATGTCGGTGCCGTGGAGTGCGCCCGAGGTGCTCCGCGAAGAGACGGCCGGCTCGGTCGCGAGCGAGGTCTGGAGCCTCGGGGCGGCGCTCTACACGCTGCTCGCCGGGCGGAGCCCGTTCGAACTCGCCGACCGTTCGAAGAACACGAGCGACCAGCTCACGCGGCGCATCATGAAGGCCCACTACGCTCCCGTGCCGACGCCCGGCATCCCACAGGTCGTCGATCAGGTGCTCGCGGGAGCGCTCACGCGCGACCCCGCCGGGCGCTACCCGTCGATGGCGGCGTTCGCCGACCGCCTCCGCGACGCGCAGTACCGACTCGGCCTTCCGGTGACGGCGTTCGAGGTCGCCGCTCCCGAGTGGGCGGGCGCCGCGCCCATCCGCTTCGCCGACGCCTCCGTGCGCGGGCCGGTCATCACGACCGTCGCCCCGAACTCGCGTCGCGCAGAACGCGCAGCCAAGCTCGTCATCGGCGAAGATCGCGACGGTCTGCCCGTCGCCGCGCCGCGCGACCGATCCGGGCGGCTCGGCGCCGCGCTCATCGGCGCCGGCGTCGGCGTCGTGATCGTCGTCGGCGGCCTCGTCGCCGCAAACCTCCTCGGGCTCTTCTGA
- a CDS encoding FHA domain-containing protein — MSATVGGRGEAERPGEPVRYSRSVFEYVAAAEGIQPGFAIVTGRFVTLFGHETGAEFAGELYAMLENDEAELADVLDLLALEGGPPDCGIVEVVDAETRSVHVGVRGAVDVVMDGVASSRFSGPGGGAWVVGEAAGIEGLRLTIGSVPGMGDRLPVQRGVVRAAEIAMAKVRKDAPRQVLDLATRPIQIPLDAAAIAAYKADAAAKTLPFVAEPVAQPEFDPEHVVEPVPVLSPSVIAEAMGGVSGHAPASPRAAGGTSTGLDQRLQREASEASVASAHANWVLRLPDGLEVAPPVVFGRRPSGSLGDGAVQIVTSSPRREISGRHVEIVADLEGISAVDLGSTNGTVIRPPGRAPYLLIHNAQVALEAGTILDLGESYLVTIGVSESAPA; from the coding sequence ATGAGCGCCACCGTCGGCGGTCGAGGAGAGGCGGAGCGACCCGGGGAGCCCGTCCGCTACAGTCGATCCGTGTTCGAGTATGTGGCCGCCGCCGAGGGTATCCAGCCCGGCTTCGCGATCGTGACCGGCAGGTTCGTCACGCTGTTCGGGCACGAGACGGGCGCCGAGTTCGCGGGGGAGCTGTACGCGATGCTCGAGAACGACGAAGCGGAACTCGCCGACGTGCTCGACCTGCTCGCGCTCGAGGGCGGCCCGCCCGACTGCGGCATCGTCGAGGTCGTCGATGCCGAGACGCGGAGCGTTCACGTGGGTGTGCGCGGGGCCGTCGACGTCGTGATGGACGGGGTCGCGTCGTCGCGGTTCTCGGGGCCGGGCGGCGGAGCGTGGGTCGTCGGCGAAGCGGCGGGCATCGAGGGGCTGCGGCTCACGATCGGTTCCGTGCCCGGCATGGGCGATCGGCTTCCCGTCCAGCGGGGCGTCGTGCGCGCGGCCGAGATCGCCATGGCGAAGGTCCGAAAGGATGCGCCGCGGCAGGTGCTCGATCTTGCGACGCGCCCGATCCAGATTCCGCTCGACGCGGCCGCGATCGCGGCCTACAAGGCGGACGCCGCGGCGAAGACGCTTCCGTTCGTCGCGGAGCCGGTTGCGCAGCCCGAGTTCGATCCGGAGCACGTGGTCGAGCCGGTCCCCGTGCTCTCGCCGTCGGTCATCGCGGAGGCGATGGGTGGGGTCTCCGGTCACGCCCCTGCGTCCCCGCGTGCCGCTGGCGGCACTTCGACGGGTCTCGACCAGCGACTTCAGCGGGAGGCATCCGAGGCATCCGTGGCATCCGCCCACGCGAACTGGGTGCTCCGCCTGCCCGACGGACTCGAGGTCGCGCCGCCCGTCGTCTTCGGACGCCGGCCGAGCGGATCGCTCGGCGACGGCGCCGTGCAGATCGTCACGTCGTCACCGCGTCGGGAGATCTCCGGCCGCCACGTCGAGATCGTCGCCGACCTCGAGGGCATCAGCGCGGTCGACCTCGGATCGACGAACGGCACGGTCATCAGACCCCCTGGTCGGGCGCCGTACCTGCTCATCCACAACGCTCAGGTTGCGCTCGAAGCCGGGACTATACTCGACCTCGGCGAGTCGTACCTCGTGACCATCGGCGTATCCGAGTCGGCTCCCGCGTAG